In the Gemmatimonadaceae bacterium genome, one interval contains:
- a CDS encoding shikimate dehydrogenase, which translates to MTLRPGRLVLIGHPVAHSLSPKIQNAALRAANIQLTYELLDVAPASLDRVLTSLAAQSAAGNVTIPHKSRVAEHCHRLLPMAQRTGAVNTFWTEHGGLVGDNTDADGFDDAVRDLLGTLPHDAEVGVIGAGGAAAGIIAAIERWDACRVRLYNRTDFHARALAARFEGIATVARSVRDAVAGVPLVVNATPVGMHDDTLSIPLDALAPGAAVFDVVYRRGGTALVREARVRGHRAGGGLRMLVGQGARSFERWFGFAPDRDLMWEAVRDLG; encoded by the coding sequence GTGACACTCCGCCCGGGGCGGCTGGTGCTGATCGGCCATCCGGTGGCGCACTCGCTCTCTCCCAAGATCCAGAACGCCGCGCTCCGCGCCGCGAACATCCAGCTCACCTACGAACTGCTCGACGTTGCGCCCGCGTCGCTGGACCGCGTGCTGACCTCGCTGGCCGCCCAGTCAGCCGCCGGCAACGTGACCATCCCGCACAAGAGCCGCGTGGCCGAGCACTGCCACCGGCTGCTGCCGATGGCCCAGCGCACCGGAGCCGTCAATACCTTCTGGACCGAGCATGGCGGCCTCGTGGGCGACAATACGGACGCGGATGGATTCGACGACGCCGTGCGCGACCTGCTCGGCACGCTTCCGCACGACGCCGAGGTCGGCGTGATCGGGGCGGGCGGGGCCGCAGCAGGGATTATCGCGGCAATCGAACGATGGGATGCCTGCCGCGTTCGGCTGTACAATCGGACGGACTTCCACGCGCGCGCGTTGGCGGCCCGATTCGAAGGCATCGCCACCGTCGCACGCTCGGTCCGGGACGCCGTCGCCGGCGTTCCGCTCGTCGTCAACGCCACACCGGTGGGAATGCACGATGACACGCTGTCCATTCCGCTCGACGCGCTGGCACCCGGCGCCGCGGTGTTCGACGTCGTGTACCGGCGCGGTGGCACCGCGCTCGTGCGCGAGGCGCGCGTCCGCGGCCACCGCGCCGGCGGGGGACTTCGCATGCTGGTGGGCCAGGGTGCCCGCTCGTTCGAGCGGTGGTTCGGGTTCGCCCCCGACCGGGATCTGATGTGGGAGGCGGTCCGCGATCTGGGCTGA
- a CDS encoding double zinc ribbon domain-containing protein, which yields MIPAALALRDLLLPVACAACGRPLDLGEPGIVCGRCWARLAALPAPRCARCGHPKLRPECRWCELLPPYVRAARSVCWVHRGTGQAIVHALKYRGWHAVAPGMAERLGRLDWPDDVLAERAAVVPVPLAPARERERGYNQSERLARALALWWGLPVWPQVLTRTRHTGTQTQLTPEQRLVNVSGAFSVPEFSRGALRRSHVVLVDDVVTTAATLNACAAALHAAGARLISFATFGRAPAEGDR from the coding sequence ATGATTCCGGCGGCCCTCGCTCTCCGTGACCTGCTCCTGCCGGTGGCCTGCGCGGCGTGCGGGCGCCCGCTGGACCTCGGAGAACCGGGCATCGTGTGCGGGCGCTGCTGGGCGCGGCTGGCGGCGTTGCCGGCGCCGCGCTGCGCACGGTGCGGGCATCCCAAGCTGCGCCCCGAGTGCCGCTGGTGCGAACTCCTCCCGCCCTATGTGCGCGCGGCCCGGTCGGTGTGCTGGGTGCACCGCGGCACCGGCCAGGCGATCGTCCACGCGCTCAAGTATCGGGGGTGGCACGCCGTGGCGCCGGGCATGGCTGAACGTCTGGGCCGGCTCGACTGGCCGGACGACGTGCTGGCGGAGCGCGCCGCGGTGGTACCGGTGCCGTTGGCGCCCGCCCGGGAACGCGAACGCGGGTACAACCAGAGCGAACGGCTGGCCCGCGCGCTCGCCCTGTGGTGGGGCCTCCCCGTCTGGCCTCAGGTGCTCACACGCACGCGCCACACGGGAACGCAAACGCAATTGACACCGGAGCAGCGACTGGTGAACGTTTCAGGCGCGTTCAGCGTGCCGGAATTCTCGCGCGGTGCGCTGCGGCGATCGCACGTCGTGTTGGTGGACGACGTGGTGACGACTGCCGCCACGCTCAATGCGTGTGCCGCCGCGCTGCACGCGGCAGGTGCGCGCCTCATCAGTTTCGCAACATTCGGCCGGGCACCCGCGGAGGGCGACCGGTGA
- the gap gene encoding type I glyceraldehyde-3-phosphate dehydrogenase, whose product MATRVGINGFGRIGRQVLRAARLQGVHDLEFVAVNDLTDTRTLAHLFKYDSVHGTYEGAVSASADSIMVDGHSLKVLAEKDPAKLPWKDLGVDVVLESTGRFTKADDARRHIEAGAKKVLISAPAKGEDVTIVMGVNHDKYDPAKHAIISNASCTTNCLVPMVKVIRDAFGFVRGSMTTVHSYTNDQNILDLPHKDLRRARAAAVSIIPTTTGAAKATSLVIPELKGKIDGIAVRVPTPDVSLTDLVVVTEKSTTVDAVNAAFRAAADGPLKGILQYTEEELVSVDYTGNAHSCIFDSKTTAVIDGGLVKVCGWYDNEWGYASRCVDLMQLIARQL is encoded by the coding sequence ATGGCGACTCGTGTAGGAATCAATGGCTTTGGGCGCATCGGGCGCCAGGTACTGCGCGCGGCCAGACTGCAGGGCGTGCACGACCTGGAGTTCGTGGCCGTCAACGACCTCACGGACACCCGAACGCTGGCCCACCTATTCAAGTACGATTCGGTGCACGGCACCTATGAGGGCGCGGTCTCGGCGTCCGCCGACAGCATCATGGTGGACGGCCACTCGCTCAAGGTGCTGGCCGAGAAGGATCCGGCCAAGCTTCCGTGGAAGGACCTTGGCGTGGATGTGGTGCTCGAGTCCACGGGCCGCTTCACCAAGGCCGACGACGCCCGCAGACACATCGAGGCCGGCGCCAAGAAGGTCCTGATCTCGGCCCCCGCCAAAGGCGAGGACGTGACGATCGTGATGGGCGTCAATCACGACAAGTACGATCCGGCCAAGCACGCCATCATCTCCAACGCGTCGTGCACCACCAACTGCCTCGTGCCGATGGTCAAGGTCATCCGCGACGCGTTCGGCTTCGTGCGCGGCAGCATGACCACCGTGCACAGCTACACGAACGATCAGAACATCCTCGACTTGCCGCACAAGGATCTGCGCCGCGCCCGCGCCGCCGCGGTGTCCATCATTCCCACCACCACCGGCGCCGCCAAGGCCACTTCGCTCGTCATTCCCGAACTCAAGGGCAAGATCGACGGCATCGCAGTGCGCGTGCCCACCCCCGACGTGTCGCTCACCGACCTCGTGGTGGTCACCGAAAAGTCGACGACGGTGGATGCGGTGAACGCGGCGTTCAGGGCGGCCGCCGACGGGCCGCTCAAAGGCATCCTCCAGTACACCGAGGAGGAGTTGGTGAGCGTGGATTACACCGGCAATGCCCACTCCTGCATCTTCGACTCCAAGACCACGGCCGTCATCGATGGCGGGCTGGTGAAGGTGTGCGGGTGGTACGACAACGAGTGGGGCTACGCCTCGCGTTGCGTGGACCTGATGCAGCTCATCGCCCGCCAGCTCTGA
- a CDS encoding phosphoglycerate kinase produces MNKRTVRDLRDAEVKGRRALVRVDFNVPLDDAGRITDDTRIRAALPTIELLLARGARVVLLSHLGRPKGKPDEKFSLRPAAARLAESLPTRRVKFVSATVGADAVAATRDPSADVVLLENTRFFGGEEKNDEALARQMAELGDFYVNDAFGSAHRAHASTEGVARFLKPAVAGLLMERELQYLGTALTNPKRPFVALLGGSKISGKIDVVEALLPKVDALLVGGAMACTFFKAMGLETGKSLVEDDRVAMAKELLARAGTRLIVPHDATVAPSVDDAAKAHAVKRDAIPPGEAMLDIGPDTAGSYARAIATAKTVVWNGPMGVFEKPPFDAGTNAVSRAMADATAHGTTTIVGGGDSAAAVEEAGLAARMSHVSTGGGASLEFLEGKTLPGVAALDDAA; encoded by the coding sequence ATGAACAAGAGAACGGTTCGCGACCTGCGCGACGCCGAGGTGAAAGGGCGTCGCGCCCTAGTGCGTGTGGACTTCAACGTCCCGCTCGACGACGCCGGCCGGATCACCGACGACACGCGCATCCGCGCCGCGCTCCCCACCATCGAACTCCTGCTCGCTCGTGGCGCGCGCGTGGTGCTCCTCTCACACCTGGGCCGCCCCAAGGGCAAGCCTGACGAGAAGTTCTCGCTGCGTCCGGCCGCCGCGCGCCTCGCCGAGTCGCTTCCCACCCGCCGCGTGAAGTTCGTGAGCGCCACGGTGGGTGCCGACGCCGTAGCCGCCACGCGCGACCCGAGCGCCGACGTCGTGCTGCTGGAGAACACCCGCTTCTTTGGCGGCGAGGAGAAGAACGACGAGGCGCTCGCCCGGCAGATGGCCGAGTTGGGGGACTTCTACGTCAACGATGCCTTCGGCAGCGCGCACCGAGCGCACGCATCCACCGAGGGCGTGGCTCGGTTTCTCAAGCCCGCCGTCGCCGGACTCCTCATGGAACGCGAGCTGCAGTACCTCGGCACCGCACTGACCAACCCCAAGCGGCCCTTCGTTGCGCTGCTGGGGGGCAGCAAGATCTCGGGCAAGATCGACGTGGTCGAGGCCCTGCTCCCCAAGGTCGATGCGCTGCTCGTCGGCGGCGCCATGGCGTGCACGTTCTTCAAGGCCATGGGACTTGAGACGGGCAAGTCGCTCGTCGAGGACGACCGGGTGGCCATGGCCAAGGAGCTGCTGGCGCGGGCCGGCACTCGGCTCATCGTGCCGCACGACGCCACCGTGGCGCCGAGCGTGGACGACGCCGCCAAGGCACACGCCGTGAAGCGCGACGCGATTCCCCCCGGCGAAGCCATGCTCGACATCGGCCCCGATACCGCCGGGTCGTACGCACGCGCGATCGCCACTGCCAAGACCGTGGTGTGGAACGGACCGATGGGCGTGTTCGAGAAGCCGCCGTTCGATGCCGGCACCAACGCCGTGTCCCGCGCCATGGCCGACGCCACGGCCCACGGCACCACCACGATCGTGGGCGGCGGCGACTCTGCAGCGGCCGTCGAGGAAGCAGGACTCGCCGCGCGCATGAGCCACGTGTCCACCGGCGGTGGCGCGTCGCTGGAGTTCCTCGAAGGCAAGACGCTTCCCGGCGTCGCAGCGCTGGACGACGCGGCGTGA
- the tpiA gene encoding triose-phosphate isomerase, whose translation MIAAPIFAANWKMNHGPTEAGAFMRAFVARYAARDDRTVMFFPSALALAAARDAASARRDLWFGVQNISGEEKGAFTGENSARIARDAGATATLVGHSERRHVFGETDQATADKCAQAVSHGLTPVFCVGETLDERERGHTQSVVLRQLRAGVSRLDAAQLGGLVLAYEPVWAIGTGRNATPADAAAVHAVLRAEMGALGAIGHVPILYGGSVKPDNAAALLDAPGVDGLLVGGASLDVETWLSVVASV comes from the coding sequence GTGATCGCGGCGCCCATCTTCGCCGCCAATTGGAAGATGAACCACGGGCCCACCGAGGCCGGGGCGTTCATGCGCGCGTTCGTCGCCCGCTATGCGGCGCGCGACGACCGCACGGTGATGTTCTTTCCGTCGGCGCTCGCCCTGGCCGCGGCGCGCGACGCCGCGAGCGCGCGGCGGGACCTGTGGTTTGGCGTGCAGAACATCTCCGGCGAGGAGAAGGGCGCGTTCACCGGCGAGAACTCCGCCCGCATCGCTCGCGATGCGGGTGCCACGGCCACGCTCGTGGGCCACTCCGAGCGGCGTCACGTATTCGGCGAGACCGATCAAGCCACCGCCGACAAGTGCGCCCAGGCCGTATCGCACGGCCTCACACCAGTGTTCTGCGTTGGCGAAACGCTCGACGAACGTGAGCGCGGACACACCCAATCGGTGGTGTTGCGGCAATTGCGAGCCGGCGTGAGCCGCCTCGACGCCGCACAATTGGGTGGGCTCGTCCTGGCCTACGAGCCGGTGTGGGCCATCGGTACGGGTCGTAACGCGACTCCCGCCGACGCCGCTGCGGTGCACGCCGTCCTGCGCGCGGAAATGGGCGCGCTGGGCGCGATCGGGCACGTGCCCATTCTCTACGGCGGAAGCGTGAAGCCCGACAATGCAGCCGCGCTGCTCGACGCACCGGGTGTGGACGGCCTGCTCGTCGGCGGGGCGAGCCTGGACGTGGAAACCTGGCTATCGGTGGTGGCAAGCGTCTGA
- the secG gene encoding preprotein translocase subunit SecG, producing the protein MLYKILLFLLVVDSVFLLAAILMQAGQGGGLAATFGGSSSSAESIFGSRQTGNLLTKASWWCGGLFLALAFMLSLATSRSASPQSVLDNAFQNPPASAPAPLGSGETSGAVPLQTAPTTTQPAAPATKTPPTDTKKKP; encoded by the coding sequence ATGCTGTACAAGATTCTCCTGTTTCTCCTCGTCGTCGACAGCGTCTTCCTGCTGGCCGCAATCTTGATGCAGGCCGGGCAGGGCGGTGGGCTCGCCGCGACGTTTGGCGGCTCCAGCAGTTCGGCCGAATCCATCTTTGGCAGCCGGCAAACCGGGAATCTGCTCACCAAGGCCTCGTGGTGGTGCGGCGGGCTGTTCCTCGCGCTCGCCTTCATGCTCTCGCTCGCGACGTCGCGGAGCGCCTCCCCGCAGTCGGTGCTGGACAACGCGTTCCAGAATCCGCCCGCCTCGGCACCAGCACCGCTGGGCAGCGGCGAGACCAGCGGCGCGGTACCCTTGCAGACGGCGCCGACCACCACTCAGCCGGCCGCGCCGGCAACGAAGACTCCGCCCACCGACACCAAGAAGAAGCCCTGA
- the carA gene encoding glutamine-hydrolyzing carbamoyl-phosphate synthase small subunit: MTTAQYHPGFLLLEDGTLFHGTLSAPIPPTVAEVVFTTNMSGYQEVFTDPSYRGQIVVMTAPMIGNYGVNDEDPESAGVQVSGVVVRELSSAYSSWRATSGLPAWLENAHVPIIQDVDTRRLTRHLRTAGVMRGVLGTGDAPGAEAMAALEACPSMEGLDLASRVTTREPYTWGDRSATHHIVAYDYGIKRNILRLFEEHDCRVTVLPAETPAQVALELKPHGVFLANGPGDPAAVTYAPQTVRTIATAGVPIFGICLGHQILGLTFGARTVKMPYGHRGGNHPVKELATGKVLITSQNHGFAVAGDESGIPGAPALAVTHVNLNDGSIEGLRHKELPIFGVQYHPEAAPGPHDARPLFDEFMDVVENFGA, encoded by the coding sequence GTGACCACGGCTCAGTATCATCCGGGGTTCCTCCTCCTCGAGGACGGAACCCTTTTTCACGGCACCCTGAGCGCCCCGATTCCGCCCACGGTGGCCGAGGTCGTGTTCACGACCAACATGAGCGGCTACCAGGAGGTCTTCACCGATCCCTCCTACCGCGGGCAGATCGTCGTGATGACGGCGCCGATGATCGGCAACTACGGCGTGAACGACGAAGACCCCGAATCAGCCGGCGTGCAGGTGTCGGGCGTGGTGGTGCGCGAGCTGTCGTCGGCCTACTCGAGTTGGCGGGCGACGAGTGGACTCCCCGCTTGGCTTGAAAATGCGCACGTTCCTATTATTCAAGACGTTGATACTCGTCGTCTCACGCGTCACTTGAGGACTGCTGGCGTGATGCGTGGGGTCCTCGGAACCGGGGACGCACCAGGCGCGGAAGCGATGGCGGCCCTCGAGGCCTGCCCGTCCATGGAGGGGCTGGACCTCGCCTCCCGCGTGACCACGCGCGAGCCATACACGTGGGGCGACCGGTCGGCGACGCATCATATCGTGGCCTACGACTACGGCATCAAGCGCAACATCCTGCGGCTGTTCGAGGAACACGACTGCCGGGTGACAGTGCTTCCAGCCGAGACCCCCGCCCAGGTGGCGCTGGAGTTGAAGCCGCACGGCGTATTCCTGGCCAACGGCCCCGGCGACCCGGCGGCCGTCACCTACGCCCCGCAGACGGTGCGGACCATTGCAACGGCTGGCGTACCCATCTTCGGAATCTGCCTCGGCCATCAGATCCTTGGGCTCACATTTGGCGCCCGAACGGTGAAGATGCCCTATGGCCACCGCGGCGGAAACCATCCGGTCAAGGAGTTGGCCACCGGAAAGGTGCTTATCACGTCGCAGAACCATGGATTCGCTGTGGCCGGGGACGAATCGGGCATTCCGGGAGCGCCGGCGCTGGCTGTGACCCATGTGAATCTCAACGACGGGTCCATTGAGGGGTTGCGGCACAAAGAGTTACCGATTTTCGGGGTGCAGTACCACCCCGAGGCGGCTCCTGGCCCGCATGACGCCCGGCCTCTCTTTGACGAATTCATGGACGTGGTCGAGAATTTCGGGGCTTGA
- a CDS encoding HU family DNA-binding protein, which translates to MTKADLVEHVTTQIARTAGPMISKKDCARVVDAFLDAIKEALHDQKNIEVRGFGTFKIRHRKTRMARNPRTGSPVEVSARPVPVFKPSKELRAMVADIEMDDLDDDEDSADSIKASKA; encoded by the coding sequence ATGACCAAAGCTGATCTGGTTGAGCACGTCACGACGCAGATTGCCCGTACCGCCGGGCCGATGATATCCAAGAAGGACTGCGCCAGGGTCGTCGACGCCTTTCTCGATGCGATCAAAGAAGCGCTGCACGATCAGAAGAACATTGAGGTGCGCGGCTTTGGCACGTTCAAGATCCGCCACCGCAAGACACGCATGGCGCGCAATCCCCGCACCGGCTCTCCCGTGGAAGTGTCGGCCCGCCCCGTTCCCGTGTTCAAGCCTTCCAAGGAGTTGCGCGCCATGGTGGCGGACATCGAGATGGACGATCTGGACGACGACGAGGACTCCGCCGATTCCATCAAGGCCTCCAAGGCGTAG
- a CDS encoding MoaD/ThiS family protein: MTLRVLLFASYADALGASEIDVDLPAGATVRDLIASVHRRAGNGRIPPSPLVAVNQRYASLDTPVSASDEIAIIPPVAGG; this comes from the coding sequence ATGACGTTGCGCGTGCTGCTGTTTGCCTCTTACGCCGATGCGCTCGGCGCCTCGGAAATCGACGTGGACCTGCCGGCGGGTGCGACGGTGCGCGATCTGATCGCCTCTGTGCACCGGCGCGCGGGGAACGGTCGGATCCCGCCGTCTCCGCTGGTGGCCGTGAACCAGCGTTACGCCTCGCTCGATACGCCGGTGTCCGCAAGTGACGAAATCGCGATCATCCCACCGGTCGCCGGCGGCTGA
- a CDS encoding molybdenum cofactor biosynthesis protein MoaE, producing the protein MRSAIVDRPLAPTALVAEVSAPDCGAVVLFVGTVRDTNDGRAVTGIEYSSYRTMAERELATIVDESATRFHGARVVAEHRVGMLGLGEASVAIAVAHGHRGAAYEASRYVIEEIKRRLPIWKREHYADGTREWVHARSGTARTPEPVA; encoded by the coding sequence ATGCGCAGCGCGATCGTCGACCGCCCGCTCGCCCCGACCGCGCTCGTGGCCGAAGTCTCGGCGCCTGACTGCGGCGCCGTGGTGCTGTTCGTTGGCACGGTGCGCGACACGAATGACGGGCGCGCAGTCACCGGCATCGAATATTCGTCGTATCGCACGATGGCCGAGCGCGAACTCGCGACGATCGTGGATGAATCCGCCACGCGGTTCCATGGCGCGCGGGTGGTTGCGGAGCACCGCGTAGGAATGCTGGGCCTCGGGGAAGCCAGCGTGGCGATCGCCGTGGCTCACGGGCACCGTGGCGCCGCGTATGAGGCTTCGCGCTACGTGATCGAGGAGATCAAGCGCCGGCTTCCGATCTGGAAGCGCGAGCATTACGCCGACGGCACGCGGGAATGGGTGCACGCCAGAAGCGGAACGGCGCGCACCCCGGAGCCGGTCGCGTGA
- the moaA gene encoding GTP 3',8-cyclase MoaA yields MSDALRDQFGRSIEYLRISVTDRCNFRCLYCMPAEGLQWLPKAEILTYEEIAATVGQLAPLGLRRLRITGGEPTIRPDLERLVAQLRAVPGIEDIALSTNGVRLEALGPTLRAAGLDRVNISADSLRADRIAAISRRNLGFDPVRAATAAERAGLDPVKINMVVMRGVNDDEVEEFARLTLEHPWHIRFIELMPVGEMRDLTWEHVVPSDEVLARIRTLGALEPAAGPARGNGPAVYYAFPGARGTIGMITPMTHTYCGSCNRVRLTADGRLRTCLFGDHEVDLRTPLRAGEPLESHFRRALAEKPKEHALLQMKVGGLRALSQVGG; encoded by the coding sequence GTGAGCGACGCACTGCGCGACCAGTTCGGGCGGAGCATCGAGTACCTCCGCATTTCCGTCACCGACCGGTGCAACTTTCGCTGTCTCTATTGCATGCCTGCCGAGGGCCTGCAATGGCTGCCCAAAGCCGAGATCCTCACGTACGAAGAGATTGCCGCGACCGTGGGGCAGCTCGCCCCGCTCGGGCTGCGCCGGCTGCGGATCACGGGTGGAGAGCCGACCATTCGCCCCGACCTGGAGCGATTGGTCGCCCAACTCAGGGCCGTGCCAGGAATCGAGGACATCGCGCTATCCACCAACGGGGTCAGGCTCGAGGCGCTCGGCCCCACGCTCCGCGCCGCCGGCCTGGACCGCGTGAACATCAGTGCCGACAGCCTGCGCGCCGACCGCATCGCGGCGATCTCGCGCCGCAACCTCGGGTTCGACCCGGTGCGAGCCGCGACGGCGGCGGAACGAGCGGGGCTCGATCCGGTGAAGATCAACATGGTGGTCATGCGCGGAGTGAACGACGACGAGGTCGAGGAGTTCGCGCGGCTCACGTTGGAGCATCCGTGGCACATCCGCTTCATCGAGCTGATGCCGGTGGGCGAGATGCGCGATCTCACGTGGGAGCACGTCGTGCCGAGCGACGAAGTGCTGGCGCGCATCCGGACGTTGGGCGCGCTCGAACCGGCGGCGGGCCCGGCGCGCGGCAACGGCCCGGCGGTCTATTATGCATTCCCTGGTGCGCGCGGCACGATAGGGATGATCACGCCGATGACGCACACGTACTGCGGATCGTGCAACCGAGTGCGGCTCACTGCTGACGGCCGGCTGCGCACTTGCCTGTTCGGCGACCACGAGGTCGATCTGCGCACGCCGCTGCGTGCGGGCGAACCGTTGGAGTCGCACTTCCGCCGCGCGCTCGCCGAGAAGCCCAAGGAGCACGCGCTGTTGCAGATGAAGGTGGGCGGGCTTCGCGCACTGTCGCAGGTCGGGGGGTAG
- the mdh gene encoding malate dehydrogenase: MVNKITVVGAGNVGATTAQRVAEKQLARTVVMVDVAEGIPQGKGLDQWESAPIEGFDTRVIGTSGYEETAGSELVIITAGIARKPGMSRDDLLNTNAGIVKQVSEQIKKSSPNAIVIVVSNPLDVMCYVAKQVTGFPRERVLGMAGVLDSARYRAFLAEALDVSVRDIQAMVLGGHGDTMVPLISYTTVSGIPVTQLIDRSKLDAIVERTRGGGAEIVKHLKTGSAYYAPSSGAVQMAEAIVRDQKRILPCAAWLNGEYGEKGIFLGVPCKLGRRGLEQVLEVELTAEERAALAKSAEAVREPMKAVKL; the protein is encoded by the coding sequence ATGGTCAACAAGATCACGGTGGTCGGCGCAGGCAACGTCGGCGCGACGACCGCTCAACGCGTGGCGGAGAAGCAACTGGCCCGCACGGTAGTCATGGTGGACGTGGCCGAAGGGATTCCGCAGGGGAAGGGCCTCGACCAGTGGGAATCCGCCCCCATCGAAGGGTTCGACACCCGCGTCATCGGCACCAGCGGGTACGAGGAGACCGCGGGGTCCGAACTCGTCATCATCACGGCCGGAATCGCCCGCAAGCCCGGCATGTCGCGCGACGACCTGCTGAACACGAACGCCGGCATCGTGAAGCAGGTGAGCGAGCAGATCAAGAAGAGCTCGCCCAACGCCATCGTCATCGTGGTGTCGAATCCGCTCGACGTGATGTGCTACGTGGCCAAGCAGGTCACGGGGTTTCCGCGCGAGCGCGTGCTCGGCATGGCGGGCGTACTCGATTCGGCGCGCTACCGGGCGTTCCTGGCCGAAGCGCTCGACGTCTCGGTGCGCGATATCCAAGCAATGGTATTGGGCGGTCACGGCGACACCATGGTGCCGCTGATCTCCTATACGACGGTGAGCGGCATCCCGGTCACGCAACTCATCGACCGGAGCAAGCTCGACGCGATCGTGGAGCGCACGCGCGGTGGCGGCGCCGAGATCGTGAAGCACCTCAAGACGGGCTCGGCGTACTACGCGCCGTCGTCCGGCGCCGTCCAGATGGCCGAAGCCATCGTACGCGACCAGAAGCGCATCCTGCCCTGCGCGGCGTGGCTCAACGGCGAATACGGGGAGAAGGGCATCTTCCTGGGAGTGCCGTGCAAGCTCGGGCGCCGCGGGCTGGAGCAGGTGCTCGAGGTCGAACTCACGGCCGAGGAGCGGGCGGCACTCGCAAAGAGCGCCGAGGCGGTGCGCGAACCGATGAAGGCGGTCAAACTCTGA
- a CDS encoding succinate dehydrogenase cytochrome b subunit, producing MSWFVNLYRSTIGKKIIMAVTGLIGIAFVIGHMMGNLQVFIGQDKFDSYAALLHGPLAEVVWVVRIVLVVAVLLHILMAWQLTRRAKAARPVGYRKREPQVSTLASRTMRWGGVLLLAFIVFHILHFTVGAIDPAGAFHTTDSAGRHDIYGDVVASFRIWWVSGFYLLSMAFLGLHLFHGAWSSLRTLGVVRPSEHPLHRRIAAVVAIAVWLGFTLVPLGVLAGIVH from the coding sequence ATGAGCTGGTTCGTCAACCTGTACCGGTCCACGATCGGAAAGAAGATCATCATGGCGGTCACGGGGCTGATCGGTATCGCCTTCGTGATCGGCCACATGATGGGCAACCTCCAGGTCTTCATCGGCCAGGACAAGTTCGATTCGTACGCCGCATTGCTGCACGGCCCCCTGGCGGAGGTCGTGTGGGTGGTGCGGATCGTGCTCGTCGTGGCGGTGCTGCTCCACATCCTCATGGCGTGGCAGCTCACGCGGCGCGCCAAGGCGGCACGACCCGTGGGGTACCGCAAGCGCGAGCCGCAGGTTTCCACGCTCGCGTCGCGGACCATGCGGTGGGGCGGCGTGCTGCTGTTGGCGTTCATCGTATTCCACATCCTGCATTTCACGGTCGGGGCGATCGATCCGGCCGGCGCATTCCACACCACCGACTCCGCCGGGCGTCACGACATCTACGGCGACGTGGTGGCGAGCTTCCGCATCTGGTGGGTCTCGGGGTTCTACCTGCTGTCGATGGCGTTCCTCGGGCTCCACCTCTTTCACGGCGCCTGGAGCTCGCTGCGCACGCTGGGCGTGGTGCGGCCCTCCGAACATCCGCTGCACCGGCGCATCGCCGCCGTCGTGGCCATCGCCGTCTGGCTTGGCTTCACCCTCGTTCCGCTCGGCGTCCTCGCCGGCATCGTGCACTAG